A genome region from Cucumis sativus cultivar 9930 chromosome 4, Cucumber_9930_V3, whole genome shotgun sequence includes the following:
- the LOC101216180 gene encoding large proline-rich protein BAG6 isoform X2: protein MADHSHEGSSTSSNSGEPGTSIIELNIKTLDSHIYSFHVNKDMPVQLFKEKIANEIGIPVNQQRLIFRGKVLKDECSLSEYYLENGHTLHLVERQPTQQHAPSESSSGDRPGNVPSSTGNEAGVGAPRNRVGQIAHSVVLGTFNVGDQGEGIVPDLSRVIGAVLNSIGLSGQNTNIPTGMQSSGPNNRGTANQGNETFRANNGVGGQATSQAQTGQAFPGQPSQSFPHMIQIPLASAAVSVPSIHSPIPDSITTLSEFMNRMELAISQNGGDLTRVELPTNPQGLPTTESLSIVLRHAQRLLSDYAISSLSRIAERLEQNSSSTDPTVRGQIQEESVQVGLRMQQFGSLLLELGRTILTLRMGQSPVESVINAGPAVYISPMGPNPLMVQPFPLQTNSLLGGAVLPSNPVSVGAVGIGTAPRHINIHIHAVGTRSNNGEGAPAERQNVVSGPTDSSVAQAPPAVNIQHPLGVSISAAVQPGEGVSFSQPFPDSVSLSSIIADVNSRIRDLVGNVGGGSPTESGQVQTAVQNSSSGSGQGSEQHSDTKRDVGGESSESLHAQNPENGINKIVNPDNICRDTGGVNPPDLPTCSGDGGSEFVGRNEENFQSQASCEKSTGTGPSQAVPLGLGLGGLERPRRGRQQISQAKGGSSGTSPSQGSTGQQFLQSLASSASMNRSNAREPSGLHSTVNPTVAGRALHGSGSDGQIDLGSSMSQVLQSPALNGLLTGLSEQAGVGSPDVLRNMLQQLTQSPQMRNTVNQIAQQVDPQDIEHMFAGSGRGQGGGVGGIDLSRMFQQMMPIVSQVLGGGPMQPSSSSMNREPRQPLSSNLEREPTPHVHSERSGCGLETSNDPNFQIDSQDLARRITSTNSPRDVFRAVVESSARLSGSSSEDIANELCSDERLAKEYVEIGRGYIIILYII, encoded by the exons ATGGCGGACCATTCACATGAAGGTTCCAGCACCAGCAGTAATTCCGGCGAGCCTGGAACTTCCATTATTGAGCTGAACATTAAGACTTTAGATTCACATATCTACAGTTTTCACGTGAATAAAGAT ATGCCAGTTCAATTGTTCAAGGAGAAAATTGCAAATGAAATAGGAATCCCAGTGAATCAGCAACGTTTGATATTCAGGGGAAAGGTTTTAAAGGATGAATGTTCTCTTTCTGAATATT atttggaaaatgGACATACATTGCATTTAGTTGAAAGGCAACCAACTCAGCAGCATGCACCATCTGAAAGTAGCTCCGGTGACAGACCAGGGAATG TACCTTCATCGACCGGTAACGAAGCTGGAGTTGGTGCCCCTCGAAATCGTGTTGGACAAATTGCGCATAGTGTGGTTTTAGGAACGTTTAATGTTGGAGATCAAGGTGAAGGAATTGTTCCTGATCTTTCACGG gttattGGGGCGGTTCTGAATTCCATTGGACTAAGCGGCCAAAATACAAACATCCCTACTGGCATGCAGTCTTCAGGG CCTAACAATCGTGGAACAGCAAATCAAGGAAATGAAACATTTAGAGCTAATAATGGGGTTGGAGGACAAGCAACAAGTCAGGCTCAAACCGGACAGGCATTTCCCGGCCAACCATCACAAAGTTTTCCTCACATGATTCAAATTCCACTTGCCAGTGCAGCTGTATCAGTTCCTTCCATTCATTCG CCCATTCCTGATTCTATAACAACACTTTCTGAGTTCATGAACCGTATGGAGTTGGCAATATCTCAGAATGGCG GAGATCTAACCAGGGTGGAACTGCCTACAAATCCCCAAGGTTTGCCAACCACTGAATCTTTGAGCATTGTCTTGCGTCATGCTCAACGGCTTCTAAGTGATTATGCCATATCTTCACTATCC CGCATTGCTGAGCGATTGGAGCAAAATAGCTCTTCCACTGATCCTACAGTGAGGGGTCAAATTCAGGAAGAGTCAGTACAAGTAGGACTTAGGATGCAACAATTTGGCTCCCTTCTTCTGGAACTGGGTCGTACAATCTTGACACTCCGCATGGGGCAGTCACCT GTTGAGTCAGTTATTAATGCTGGCCCCGCAGTGTATATCTCTCCTATGGGGCCAAATCCCTTGATGGTTCAG CCTTTCCCCCTTCAAACTAATTCTCTCCTGGGTGGTGCTGTACTACCATCAAACCCAGTTTCTGTCGGTGCAGTTGGTATTGGAACTGCCCCTAGGCACATCAACATTCACATACATGCTG TTGGTACCAGGTCAAATAATGGGGAGGGTGCACCTGCAGAGCGTCAGAATGTGGTCAGTGGACCTACAGATTCAAGTGTAGCACAGGCACCTCCTGCAGTCAACATTCAACATCCACTAGGCGTTTCGATTTCTGCGGCTGTACAACCTGGTGAAGGTGTTTCTTTTTCCCAGCCTTTCCCTGATTCCGTTTCATTGTCCTCCATTATTGCTGATGTCAATTCACGAATTAGAGATTTAGTTGGTAATGTTGGAGGTGGTAGCCCTACTGAATCAG GTCAAGTGCAAACAGCAGTTCAGAATTCTTCTAGTGGTTCTGGACAAGGGAGTGAACAGCACAGTGATACGAAAAGGGACGTTGGTGGAGAGTCGAGTGAGTCATTACATGCGCAGAACCCAGAAAATGGAATTAACAAG ATTGTAAACCCAGACAATATTTGTCGAGATACAGGGGGTGTAAACCCACCGGATTTACCAACATGCTCTGGTGATGGAGGATCTGAATTTGttggaagaaatgaagaaaattttcaaagtcaGGCATCTTGTGAGAAGAGCACGGGAACAGGGCCTTCCCAAGCTGTTCCACTCGGACTTGGACTGGGGGGTTTGGAACGTCCG AGGCGAGGCAGGCAGCAAATTTCGCAGGCTAAAGGGGGTAGCAGCGGAACCAGCCCCAGCCAGGGCTCTACAGGCCAGCAGTTTTTACAATCTCTTGCCTCCAGTGCTTCCATGAATAGGTCAAATGCTCGTGAACCCTCAGGCCTACATTCAACTGTTAACCCGACTGTGGCTGGCAGAGCCTTGCATGGGTCAGGTTCTGACGGCCAAATTGATCTGGGAAGCAGTATGTCCCAAGTTTTGCAAAGTCCTGCTTTGAATGGTCTATTGACAGGGCTTTCTGAGCAAGCTGGCGTTGGTTCTCCTGATGTTTTGAGGAACATGTTGCAACAGCTCACGCAAAGCCCTCAGATGAGAAACACGGTCAATCAAATTGCTCAGCAGGTTGACCCTCAAGATATTGAGCACATGTTTGCTGGGTCAGGTAGAGGCCAAGGTGGTGGTGTTGGTGGTATCGATTTGTCCAGGATGTTCCAACAGATGATGCCCATCGTCTCTCAAGTGCTTGGAGGAGGGCCAATGCAACCGTCTTCCTCTAGCATGAACAGAGAGCCAAGGCAACCACTTTCGTCAAACCTTGAAAGAGAGCCAACGCCTCACGTTCATAGCGAGAGGTCTGGTTGTGGGTTGGAAACATCTAACGATCCAAATTTTCAG ATCGACTCCCAAGATCTTGCTCGAAGGATCACATCTACCAATTCACCAAGGGACGTCTTTCGTGCTGTAGTTGAGAGTTCAGCTCGGCTTTCTGGCAGTAGTAGCGAAGATATCGCAAATGAGTTGTGCAGCGACGAGAGACTTGCTAAg GAATATGTAGAGAT CGGAAGAgggtatattattattttatatataatatag
- the LOC101215937 gene encoding uncharacterized protein LOC101215937 isoform X1, with protein MNRFERAISISQNGGGAPRFELPTNPQELQSPESLSIVLRNAQKLLSDYAIFSLPRIAERFEQDGSSSDPNVRGQIQEELVQVGLRMQQFGALLLDLGSSILTLRMEQSTVDLQDLAERVVSTNCPMDVFRAVVESSARISGSSAHDIANHLCTHDSLAEEYLEILATDISRRLESNSEQED; from the exons ATGAACCGATTCGAGCGCGCAATatcaatttctcaaaatggtg gaGGTGCACCGAGGTTTGAACTGCCCACCAATCCTCAAGAACTGCAAAGCCCTGAATCTTTGAGTATTGTTTTGCGAAATGCACAAAAACTCCTAAGTgattatgcaattttttcattGCCT CGTATTGCTGAGCGATTCGAGCAAGATGGGTCTTCAAGTGATCCAAACGTGAGGGGTCAAATTCAAGAAGAGTTAGTTCAAGTAGGCCTTAGAATGCAACAATTTGGAGCCCTTCTTTTGGATCTTGGGAGTTCAATCTTGACTCTCCGCATGGAACAATCAACt GTTGATTTGCAAGATCTAGCTGAAAGAGTTGTATCAACCAATTGTCCAATGGATGTGTTTCGAGCTGTGGTAGAGAGTTCAGCTCGTATTTCTGGGAGTAGTGCTCATGATATTGCTAATCACTTGTGCACCCATGACTCACTTGCTGAG GAATATTTAGAGATATTAGCAACTGATATAAGCCGACGTTTAGAAAGCAATTCAGAACAGGAAGATTAA
- the LOC105435327 gene encoding uncharacterized protein LOC105435327, with product MAPSAPSSSTPEFQMSKKPLGLYANALKRKDSFIQLLAMTGILLLSFRSLGQKYRINDLQEDTTALKQEHETLVDRMKNIKRSLLHEASLESTGHFASRLRLLFSDED from the coding sequence ATGGCGCCTTCAGCTCCGTCAAGCTCAACACCTGAATTTCAAATGTCTAAAAAGCCACTTGGGTTATATGCTAACGCACTAAAACGCAAGGATAGTTTCATTCAGTTGTTGGCCATGACTGGTATTTTGCTTTTAAGCTTTCGATCTTTGGGTCAGAAGTACCGTATCAACGATCTTCAAGAAGACACTACGGCTCTCAAACAAGAACATGAAACCCTAGTTGACCGTATGAAGAACATCAAGCGCAGCCTCCTTCATGAGGCATCCCTCGAATCCACTGGCCACTTTGCATCCAGGCTTCGCCTTCTCTTCAGCGATGAAGATTGA
- the LOC101215937 gene encoding uncharacterized protein LOC101215937 isoform X2 — MNRFERAISISQNGGAPRFELPTNPQELQSPESLSIVLRNAQKLLSDYAIFSLPRIAERFEQDGSSSDPNVRGQIQEELVQVGLRMQQFGALLLDLGSSILTLRMEQSTVDLQDLAERVVSTNCPMDVFRAVVESSARISGSSAHDIANHLCTHDSLAEEYLEILATDISRRLESNSEQED; from the exons ATGAACCGATTCGAGCGCGCAATatcaatttctcaaaatg gaGGTGCACCGAGGTTTGAACTGCCCACCAATCCTCAAGAACTGCAAAGCCCTGAATCTTTGAGTATTGTTTTGCGAAATGCACAAAAACTCCTAAGTgattatgcaattttttcattGCCT CGTATTGCTGAGCGATTCGAGCAAGATGGGTCTTCAAGTGATCCAAACGTGAGGGGTCAAATTCAAGAAGAGTTAGTTCAAGTAGGCCTTAGAATGCAACAATTTGGAGCCCTTCTTTTGGATCTTGGGAGTTCAATCTTGACTCTCCGCATGGAACAATCAACt GTTGATTTGCAAGATCTAGCTGAAAGAGTTGTATCAACCAATTGTCCAATGGATGTGTTTCGAGCTGTGGTAGAGAGTTCAGCTCGTATTTCTGGGAGTAGTGCTCATGATATTGCTAATCACTTGTGCACCCATGACTCACTTGCTGAG GAATATTTAGAGATATTAGCAACTGATATAAGCCGACGTTTAGAAAGCAATTCAGAACAGGAAGATTAA
- the LOC101216180 gene encoding ubiquitin-like domain-containing protein CIP73 isoform X3 yields MADHSHEGSSTSSNSGEPGTSIIELNIKTLDSHIYSFHVNKDMPVQLFKEKIANEIGIPVNQQRLIFRGKVLKDECSLSEYYLENGHTLHLVERQPTQQHAPSESSSGDRPGNVPSSTGNEAGVGAPRNRVGQIAHSVVLGTFNVGDQGEGIVPDLSRVIGAVLNSIGLSGQNTNIPTGMQSSGPNNRGTANQGNETFRANNGVGGQATSQAQTGQAFPGQPSQSFPHMIQIPLASAAVSVPSIHSPIPDSITTLSEFMNRMELAISQNGGDLTRVELPTNPQGLPTTESLSIVLRHAQRLLSDYAISSLSRIAERLEQNSSSTDPTVRGQIQEESVQVGLRMQQFGSLLLELGRTILTLRMGQSPVESVINAGPAVYISPMGPNPLMVQPFPLQTNSLLGGAVLPSNPVSVGAVGIGTAPRHINIHIHAVGTRSNNGEGAPAERQNVVSGPTDSSVAQAPPAVNIQHPLGVSISAAVQPGEGQVQTAVQNSSSGSGQGSEQHSDTKRDVGGESSESLHAQNPENGINKIVNPDNICRDTGGVNPPDLPTCSGDGGSEFVGRNEENFQSQASCEKSTGTGPSQAVPLGLGLGGLERPRRGRQQISQAKGGSSGTSPSQGSTGQQFLQSLASSASMNRSNAREPSGLHSTVNPTVAGRALHGSGSDGQIDLGSSMSQVLQSPALNGLLTGLSEQAGVGSPDVLRNMLQQLTQSPQMRNTVNQIAQQVDPQDIEHMFAGSGRGQGGGVGGIDLSRMFQQMMPIVSQVLGGGPMQPSSSSMNREPRQPLSSNLEREPTPHVHSERSGCGLETSNDPNFQIDSQDLARRITSTNSPRDVFRAVVESSARLSGSSSEDIANELCSDERLAKEYVEMLSSDVNRRLQGNSDQEK; encoded by the exons ATGGCGGACCATTCACATGAAGGTTCCAGCACCAGCAGTAATTCCGGCGAGCCTGGAACTTCCATTATTGAGCTGAACATTAAGACTTTAGATTCACATATCTACAGTTTTCACGTGAATAAAGAT ATGCCAGTTCAATTGTTCAAGGAGAAAATTGCAAATGAAATAGGAATCCCAGTGAATCAGCAACGTTTGATATTCAGGGGAAAGGTTTTAAAGGATGAATGTTCTCTTTCTGAATATT atttggaaaatgGACATACATTGCATTTAGTTGAAAGGCAACCAACTCAGCAGCATGCACCATCTGAAAGTAGCTCCGGTGACAGACCAGGGAATG TACCTTCATCGACCGGTAACGAAGCTGGAGTTGGTGCCCCTCGAAATCGTGTTGGACAAATTGCGCATAGTGTGGTTTTAGGAACGTTTAATGTTGGAGATCAAGGTGAAGGAATTGTTCCTGATCTTTCACGG gttattGGGGCGGTTCTGAATTCCATTGGACTAAGCGGCCAAAATACAAACATCCCTACTGGCATGCAGTCTTCAGGG CCTAACAATCGTGGAACAGCAAATCAAGGAAATGAAACATTTAGAGCTAATAATGGGGTTGGAGGACAAGCAACAAGTCAGGCTCAAACCGGACAGGCATTTCCCGGCCAACCATCACAAAGTTTTCCTCACATGATTCAAATTCCACTTGCCAGTGCAGCTGTATCAGTTCCTTCCATTCATTCG CCCATTCCTGATTCTATAACAACACTTTCTGAGTTCATGAACCGTATGGAGTTGGCAATATCTCAGAATGGCG GAGATCTAACCAGGGTGGAACTGCCTACAAATCCCCAAGGTTTGCCAACCACTGAATCTTTGAGCATTGTCTTGCGTCATGCTCAACGGCTTCTAAGTGATTATGCCATATCTTCACTATCC CGCATTGCTGAGCGATTGGAGCAAAATAGCTCTTCCACTGATCCTACAGTGAGGGGTCAAATTCAGGAAGAGTCAGTACAAGTAGGACTTAGGATGCAACAATTTGGCTCCCTTCTTCTGGAACTGGGTCGTACAATCTTGACACTCCGCATGGGGCAGTCACCT GTTGAGTCAGTTATTAATGCTGGCCCCGCAGTGTATATCTCTCCTATGGGGCCAAATCCCTTGATGGTTCAG CCTTTCCCCCTTCAAACTAATTCTCTCCTGGGTGGTGCTGTACTACCATCAAACCCAGTTTCTGTCGGTGCAGTTGGTATTGGAACTGCCCCTAGGCACATCAACATTCACATACATGCTG TTGGTACCAGGTCAAATAATGGGGAGGGTGCACCTGCAGAGCGTCAGAATGTGGTCAGTGGACCTACAGATTCAAGTGTAGCACAGGCACCTCCTGCAGTCAACATTCAACATCCACTAGGCGTTTCGATTTCTGCGGCTGTACAACCTGGTGAAG GTCAAGTGCAAACAGCAGTTCAGAATTCTTCTAGTGGTTCTGGACAAGGGAGTGAACAGCACAGTGATACGAAAAGGGACGTTGGTGGAGAGTCGAGTGAGTCATTACATGCGCAGAACCCAGAAAATGGAATTAACAAG ATTGTAAACCCAGACAATATTTGTCGAGATACAGGGGGTGTAAACCCACCGGATTTACCAACATGCTCTGGTGATGGAGGATCTGAATTTGttggaagaaatgaagaaaattttcaaagtcaGGCATCTTGTGAGAAGAGCACGGGAACAGGGCCTTCCCAAGCTGTTCCACTCGGACTTGGACTGGGGGGTTTGGAACGTCCG AGGCGAGGCAGGCAGCAAATTTCGCAGGCTAAAGGGGGTAGCAGCGGAACCAGCCCCAGCCAGGGCTCTACAGGCCAGCAGTTTTTACAATCTCTTGCCTCCAGTGCTTCCATGAATAGGTCAAATGCTCGTGAACCCTCAGGCCTACATTCAACTGTTAACCCGACTGTGGCTGGCAGAGCCTTGCATGGGTCAGGTTCTGACGGCCAAATTGATCTGGGAAGCAGTATGTCCCAAGTTTTGCAAAGTCCTGCTTTGAATGGTCTATTGACAGGGCTTTCTGAGCAAGCTGGCGTTGGTTCTCCTGATGTTTTGAGGAACATGTTGCAACAGCTCACGCAAAGCCCTCAGATGAGAAACACGGTCAATCAAATTGCTCAGCAGGTTGACCCTCAAGATATTGAGCACATGTTTGCTGGGTCAGGTAGAGGCCAAGGTGGTGGTGTTGGTGGTATCGATTTGTCCAGGATGTTCCAACAGATGATGCCCATCGTCTCTCAAGTGCTTGGAGGAGGGCCAATGCAACCGTCTTCCTCTAGCATGAACAGAGAGCCAAGGCAACCACTTTCGTCAAACCTTGAAAGAGAGCCAACGCCTCACGTTCATAGCGAGAGGTCTGGTTGTGGGTTGGAAACATCTAACGATCCAAATTTTCAG ATCGACTCCCAAGATCTTGCTCGAAGGATCACATCTACCAATTCACCAAGGGACGTCTTTCGTGCTGTAGTTGAGAGTTCAGCTCGGCTTTCTGGCAGTAGTAGCGAAGATATCGCAAATGAGTTGTGCAGCGACGAGAGACTTGCTAAg GAATATGTAGAGATGTTATCCAGTGATGTAAACCGACGGTTACAAGGGAATTCAGATCAGGAAAAGTAA
- the LOC101216180 gene encoding large proline-rich protein BAG6 isoform X1 yields the protein MADHSHEGSSTSSNSGEPGTSIIELNIKTLDSHIYSFHVNKDMPVQLFKEKIANEIGIPVNQQRLIFRGKVLKDECSLSEYYLENGHTLHLVERQPTQQHAPSESSSGDRPGNVPSSTGNEAGVGAPRNRVGQIAHSVVLGTFNVGDQGEGIVPDLSRVIGAVLNSIGLSGQNTNIPTGMQSSGPNNRGTANQGNETFRANNGVGGQATSQAQTGQAFPGQPSQSFPHMIQIPLASAAVSVPSIHSPIPDSITTLSEFMNRMELAISQNGGDLTRVELPTNPQGLPTTESLSIVLRHAQRLLSDYAISSLSRIAERLEQNSSSTDPTVRGQIQEESVQVGLRMQQFGSLLLELGRTILTLRMGQSPVESVINAGPAVYISPMGPNPLMVQPFPLQTNSLLGGAVLPSNPVSVGAVGIGTAPRHINIHIHAVGTRSNNGEGAPAERQNVVSGPTDSSVAQAPPAVNIQHPLGVSISAAVQPGEGVSFSQPFPDSVSLSSIIADVNSRIRDLVGNVGGGSPTESGQVQTAVQNSSSGSGQGSEQHSDTKRDVGGESSESLHAQNPENGINKIVNPDNICRDTGGVNPPDLPTCSGDGGSEFVGRNEENFQSQASCEKSTGTGPSQAVPLGLGLGGLERPRRGRQQISQAKGGSSGTSPSQGSTGQQFLQSLASSASMNRSNAREPSGLHSTVNPTVAGRALHGSGSDGQIDLGSSMSQVLQSPALNGLLTGLSEQAGVGSPDVLRNMLQQLTQSPQMRNTVNQIAQQVDPQDIEHMFAGSGRGQGGGVGGIDLSRMFQQMMPIVSQVLGGGPMQPSSSSMNREPRQPLSSNLEREPTPHVHSERSGCGLETSNDPNFQIDSQDLARRITSTNSPRDVFRAVVESSARLSGSSSEDIANELCSDERLAKEYVEMLSSDVNRRLQGNSDQEK from the exons ATGGCGGACCATTCACATGAAGGTTCCAGCACCAGCAGTAATTCCGGCGAGCCTGGAACTTCCATTATTGAGCTGAACATTAAGACTTTAGATTCACATATCTACAGTTTTCACGTGAATAAAGAT ATGCCAGTTCAATTGTTCAAGGAGAAAATTGCAAATGAAATAGGAATCCCAGTGAATCAGCAACGTTTGATATTCAGGGGAAAGGTTTTAAAGGATGAATGTTCTCTTTCTGAATATT atttggaaaatgGACATACATTGCATTTAGTTGAAAGGCAACCAACTCAGCAGCATGCACCATCTGAAAGTAGCTCCGGTGACAGACCAGGGAATG TACCTTCATCGACCGGTAACGAAGCTGGAGTTGGTGCCCCTCGAAATCGTGTTGGACAAATTGCGCATAGTGTGGTTTTAGGAACGTTTAATGTTGGAGATCAAGGTGAAGGAATTGTTCCTGATCTTTCACGG gttattGGGGCGGTTCTGAATTCCATTGGACTAAGCGGCCAAAATACAAACATCCCTACTGGCATGCAGTCTTCAGGG CCTAACAATCGTGGAACAGCAAATCAAGGAAATGAAACATTTAGAGCTAATAATGGGGTTGGAGGACAAGCAACAAGTCAGGCTCAAACCGGACAGGCATTTCCCGGCCAACCATCACAAAGTTTTCCTCACATGATTCAAATTCCACTTGCCAGTGCAGCTGTATCAGTTCCTTCCATTCATTCG CCCATTCCTGATTCTATAACAACACTTTCTGAGTTCATGAACCGTATGGAGTTGGCAATATCTCAGAATGGCG GAGATCTAACCAGGGTGGAACTGCCTACAAATCCCCAAGGTTTGCCAACCACTGAATCTTTGAGCATTGTCTTGCGTCATGCTCAACGGCTTCTAAGTGATTATGCCATATCTTCACTATCC CGCATTGCTGAGCGATTGGAGCAAAATAGCTCTTCCACTGATCCTACAGTGAGGGGTCAAATTCAGGAAGAGTCAGTACAAGTAGGACTTAGGATGCAACAATTTGGCTCCCTTCTTCTGGAACTGGGTCGTACAATCTTGACACTCCGCATGGGGCAGTCACCT GTTGAGTCAGTTATTAATGCTGGCCCCGCAGTGTATATCTCTCCTATGGGGCCAAATCCCTTGATGGTTCAG CCTTTCCCCCTTCAAACTAATTCTCTCCTGGGTGGTGCTGTACTACCATCAAACCCAGTTTCTGTCGGTGCAGTTGGTATTGGAACTGCCCCTAGGCACATCAACATTCACATACATGCTG TTGGTACCAGGTCAAATAATGGGGAGGGTGCACCTGCAGAGCGTCAGAATGTGGTCAGTGGACCTACAGATTCAAGTGTAGCACAGGCACCTCCTGCAGTCAACATTCAACATCCACTAGGCGTTTCGATTTCTGCGGCTGTACAACCTGGTGAAGGTGTTTCTTTTTCCCAGCCTTTCCCTGATTCCGTTTCATTGTCCTCCATTATTGCTGATGTCAATTCACGAATTAGAGATTTAGTTGGTAATGTTGGAGGTGGTAGCCCTACTGAATCAG GTCAAGTGCAAACAGCAGTTCAGAATTCTTCTAGTGGTTCTGGACAAGGGAGTGAACAGCACAGTGATACGAAAAGGGACGTTGGTGGAGAGTCGAGTGAGTCATTACATGCGCAGAACCCAGAAAATGGAATTAACAAG ATTGTAAACCCAGACAATATTTGTCGAGATACAGGGGGTGTAAACCCACCGGATTTACCAACATGCTCTGGTGATGGAGGATCTGAATTTGttggaagaaatgaagaaaattttcaaagtcaGGCATCTTGTGAGAAGAGCACGGGAACAGGGCCTTCCCAAGCTGTTCCACTCGGACTTGGACTGGGGGGTTTGGAACGTCCG AGGCGAGGCAGGCAGCAAATTTCGCAGGCTAAAGGGGGTAGCAGCGGAACCAGCCCCAGCCAGGGCTCTACAGGCCAGCAGTTTTTACAATCTCTTGCCTCCAGTGCTTCCATGAATAGGTCAAATGCTCGTGAACCCTCAGGCCTACATTCAACTGTTAACCCGACTGTGGCTGGCAGAGCCTTGCATGGGTCAGGTTCTGACGGCCAAATTGATCTGGGAAGCAGTATGTCCCAAGTTTTGCAAAGTCCTGCTTTGAATGGTCTATTGACAGGGCTTTCTGAGCAAGCTGGCGTTGGTTCTCCTGATGTTTTGAGGAACATGTTGCAACAGCTCACGCAAAGCCCTCAGATGAGAAACACGGTCAATCAAATTGCTCAGCAGGTTGACCCTCAAGATATTGAGCACATGTTTGCTGGGTCAGGTAGAGGCCAAGGTGGTGGTGTTGGTGGTATCGATTTGTCCAGGATGTTCCAACAGATGATGCCCATCGTCTCTCAAGTGCTTGGAGGAGGGCCAATGCAACCGTCTTCCTCTAGCATGAACAGAGAGCCAAGGCAACCACTTTCGTCAAACCTTGAAAGAGAGCCAACGCCTCACGTTCATAGCGAGAGGTCTGGTTGTGGGTTGGAAACATCTAACGATCCAAATTTTCAG ATCGACTCCCAAGATCTTGCTCGAAGGATCACATCTACCAATTCACCAAGGGACGTCTTTCGTGCTGTAGTTGAGAGTTCAGCTCGGCTTTCTGGCAGTAGTAGCGAAGATATCGCAAATGAGTTGTGCAGCGACGAGAGACTTGCTAAg GAATATGTAGAGATGTTATCCAGTGATGTAAACCGACGGTTACAAGGGAATTCAGATCAGGAAAAGTAA